The following are from one region of the Arachis duranensis cultivar V14167 chromosome 10, aradu.V14167.gnm2.J7QH, whole genome shotgun sequence genome:
- the LOC107471793 gene encoding F-box/kelch-repeat protein At3g23880 isoform X2 yields MHMEPQHPTAAVLVCEVVVMEILSWVPAKPLTRLKLVCKSWNSIISDPHFVKLHLHRSPKNNILLFTRTKPLTLDEEKKWGLVFSSVESFSQNPSSTLDAQENRYSLHVQDWVVGSCNGLVCVAHILDHPNNDICDIWLRLLNPLTGFISENSPCLRVNMHNAFGFGYDESSDSYKVLVIIWDSSGTVTTQVYSFGGSSWKRINSFPAFPFSSEDNGHFIGGTLNWLALRNPHGADYDWDAVTLDMLMLVSFDLKSDTSKQIPLPKGIDEIPGEEPTLGVWGNSLYLLHDYKNTHFIAWQMKEFGDENSWTQLLKISFQHLGVERLFPGFIFENGNVFMLRGKHRFEEVFYDRRDNSVKHVKILSNTRYLNAFDYVESLVQPC; encoded by the coding sequence ATGCACATGGAGCCTCAACACCCAACAGCGGCGGTCCTCGTGTGTGAAGTGGTGGTGATGGAGATCCTCTCTTGGGTTCCTGCAAAGCCTCTCACGCGCCTGAAGCTTGTGTGCAAGTCATGGAACTCCATCATCTCTGACCCTCACTTCGTCAAACTTCACCTTCACCGATCACCCAAAAATAACATCCTCCTCTTTACGCGAACAAAACCGCTCACCCTAGacgaagaaaaaaaatgggGCTTAGTGTTTAGTAGCGTTGAATCTTTCAGCCAAAATCCATCATCCACTCTTGATGCTCAAGAGAATCGCTACTCTCTACACGTACAAGACTGGGTTGTGGGTTCATGCAACGGGTTGGTTTGTGTGGCCCATATTCTTGACCACCCCAACAACGATATTTGCGATATCTGGTTGCGTTTATTGAACCCTCTCACAGGGTTTATTTCAGAGAACTCGCCGTGCTTACGTGTCAATATGCATAATGCTTTTGGGTTTGGGTATGATGAGTCAAGTGACAGTTACAAGGTACTGGTTATCATTTGGGATTCTTCTGGAACAGTAACTACGCAAGTTTATAGCTTTGGTGGCAGTTCATGGAAGAGGATCAACAGTTTTCCTGCTTTTCCATTTTCTTCTGAAGATAATGGCCACTTCATCGGTGGCACTCTTAATTGGCTAGCTCTCCGTAACCCGCATGGAGCTGATTATGATTGGGATGCTGTTACACTTGATATGTTAATGCTTGTTTCTTTTGACCTGAAATCGGATACAAGTAAACAGATTCCGCTTCCAAAGGGTATCGATGAGATCCCCGGTGAAGAGCCAACTCTGGGAGTTTGGGGGAATAGCCTGTATCTTCTTCATGATTACAAGAACACTCATTTTATTGCATGGCAAATGAAGGAGTTTGGAGATGAAAATTCTTGGACTCAATTGCTAAAGATTAGTTTTCAGCATCTCGGTGTTGAAAGGCTATTTCCAGGATTTATATTTGAGAATGGAAATGTCTTCATGTTGAGAGGCAAGCATCGTTTTGAGGAAGTTTTTTATGACCGAAGAGATAATAGTGTTAAACACGTTAAGATCTTGTCCAACACTCGTTACCTCAATGCATTTGATTATGTTGAGAGCTTGGTTCAGCCTTGTTAA
- the LOC107471793 gene encoding F-box/kelch-repeat protein At3g23880 isoform X1 has protein sequence MQLHFEGMHMAPQHPTVALLLCEVVMEILSWVPAKPLTRLKLVCKSWNSIISHPHFVKLHLHRSPKNAILLFTRTATLTFDEKAKRGLVFSSIESFIQNPSSTLDAQENLHSLHGQDWVSGSCNGLVCVAHIFDHPNNDISDIWFRLLNPLTGFISENSPYLRVNVNNAFGFGYDESSDSYKVLTLIRDSSGTVTAQVYSFGGSSWKTINSFPAFPFCVEDNGHFIRGTLNWLGLRNPHGGHYDWAAVTLDMLMIVSFDLKSDTHKQILLPKGIDEIPGEEPTLGVWGNSLYLLHDYKKTHFIAWQMKEFGDENSWTQLLKISFQNLGVERLLSVFIFENGNIFMLRGRHRFEEVFYDRRDNSVKRINILADNSYLIAFDYVESLVQPC, from the coding sequence ATGCAATTGCATTTTGAGGGCATGCACATGGCGCCTCAACACCCAACAGTGGCACTCCTCTTGTGTGAAGTGGTGATGGAGATCCTCTCTTGGGTTCCTGCAAAGCCTCTCACGCGCCTGAAGCTTGTGTGCAAGTCCTGGAACTCCATCATCTCCCACCCTCACTTCGTCAAACTTCACCTTCACCGTTCACCCAAAAATGCCATCCTCCTCTTTACGCGAACAGCAACGCTCACCTTCGACGAAAAAGCAAAACGGGGCTTAGTGTTTAGTAGCATTGAATCTTTCATCCAAAATCCATCATCCACTCTTGATGCTCAAGAGAATCTCCACTCTCTACACGGACAAGATTGGGTTTCCGGTTCATGCAACGGCTTGGTATGTGTAGCCCATATTTTTGACCACCCCAACAACGATATTAGCGATATCTGGTTCCGTTTATTGAACCCTCTCACAGGGTTTATTTCAGAGAACTCGCCGTACTTACGTGTCAATGTGAATAATGCTTTTGGGTTTGGGTATGATGAGTCAAGTGACAGTTACAAGGTACTGACTCTCATTCGGGATTCTTCTGGAACAGTAACTGCGCAAGTTTATAGCTTCGGTGGCAGTTCTTGGAAGACGATTAACAGTTTCCCTGCTTTTCCGTTTTGTGTTGAAGATAATGGCCACTTCATCCGTGGCACTCTTAATTGGCTAGGTCTTCGTAACCCGCATGGAGGTCATTATGATTGGGCTGCTGTTACACTTGACATGTTAATGATTGTTTCTTTTGACCTGAAATCGGATACACATAAACAGATTCTGCTTCCAAAGGGTATCGATGAGATCCCCGGTGAAGAGCCAACTCTAGGAGTTTGGGGAAATAGCCTGTATCTTCTTCATGATTACAAGAAAACTCATTTTATTGCATGGCAAATGAAGGAGTTTGGAGATGAAAATTCTTGGACTCAATTGCTAAAAATTAGTTTTCAGAATCTCGGTGTTGAAAGGCTATTATCAGTGTTTATATTTGAGAATGGAAATATCTTCATGTTGAGAGGCAGGCATCGTTTTGAGGAAGTTTTTTATGACCGAAGAGATAATAGTGTTAAACGCATTAATATCTTGGCGGACAATAGTTACCTCATTGCATTTGATTATGTTGAGAGCTTGGTTCAGCCTTGTTAA
- the LOC107471793 gene encoding F-box/kelch-repeat protein At3g23880 isoform X3, with translation MDMAAQHPTAALLLCEVVMEILSWVPAKPLTRLKLVCKSWNSIISHPHFVKLHLHRSPKNAILLFTRTPPFPRDEEKKWGLVLSSVESFIQNPSSTLDAQENRRSLHVEEDCVVGSCNGLVCVAILGHPINDIIDIWFHLLNPLTGFISENSPCLRVNVHTAFGFGYDESSDSYKVLTLIRDSSGTVTAQVYSFGGSSWKTINSFPAFPFCVEDNGHFIRGTLNWLGLRNPHGGHYDWAAVTLDMLMIVSFDLKSDTHKQILLPKGIDEIPGEEPTLGVWGNSLYLLHDYKKTHFIAWQMKEFGDENSWTQLLKISFQNLGVERLLSVFIFENGNIFMLRGRHRFEEVFYDRRDNSVKRINILADNSYLIAFDYVESLVQPC, from the exons ATGGACATGGCGGCTCAACACCCAACAGCAGCGCTCCTCTTGTGTGAAGTGGTGATGGAGATCCTCTCTTGGGTTCCTGCAAAGCCTCTCACGCGCCTGAAGCTTGTGTGCAAGTCATGGAACTCCATCATCTCCCACCCTCACTTCGTCAAACTTCACCTTCACCGTTCACCCAAAAATGCCATCCTCCTGTTTACGCGAACACCACCTTTCCCCCGCGacgaagaaaaaaaatgggGCTTAGTGTTGAGTAGCGTTGAATCTTTCATCCAAAATCCATCATCCACTCTTGATGCTCAAGAGAATCGCCGCTCTCTACACGTAGAAGAAGACTGTGTTGTGGGTTCATGCAACGGGTTGGTTTGTGTGGCCATTCTTGGCCACCCCATCAATGATATTATCGATATCTGGTTCCATTTATTGAACCCTCTCACAGGGTTTATTTCAGAGAACTCGCCGTGCTTACGTGTCAATGTGCATACTGCTTTTGGGTTTGGGTATGATGAGTCAAGTGACAGTTACAAG GTACTGACTCTCATTCGGGATTCTTCTGGAACAGTAACTGCGCAAGTTTATAGCTTCGGTGGCAGTTCTTGGAAGACGATTAACAGTTTCCCTGCTTTTCCGTTTTGTGTTGAAGATAATGGCCACTTCATCCGTGGCACTCTTAATTGGCTAGGTCTTCGTAACCCGCATGGAGGTCATTATGATTGGGCTGCTGTTACACTTGACATGTTAATGATTGTTTCTTTTGACCTGAAATCGGATACACATAAACAGATTCTGCTTCCAAAGGGTATCGATGAGATCCCCGGTGAAGAGCCAACTCTAGGAGTTTGGGGAAATAGCCTGTATCTTCTTCATGATTACAAGAAAACTCATTTTATTGCATGGCAAATGAAGGAGTTTGGAGATGAAAATTCTTGGACTCAATTGCTAAAAATTAGTTTTCAGAATCTCGGTGTTGAAAGGCTATTATCAGTGTTTATATTTGAGAATGGAAATATCTTCATGTTGAGAGGCAGGCATCGTTTTGAGGAAGTTTTTTATGACCGAAGAGATAATAGTGTTAAACGCATTAATATCTTGGCGGACAATAGTTACCTCATTGCATTTGATTATGTTGAGAGCTTGGTTCAGCCTTGTTAA
- the LOC127739561 gene encoding F-box/kelch-repeat protein At3g23880-like — MDMAAQHPTAALLLCEVVMEILSWVPAKPVTRLKLVCKSWNSIISHPHFVKLHLHRSPKNAILLFTRAQALTLGEEEKQSLVLTTVESFIQNPSSSLDAQENRHSLHVEDWVSGSCNGLVCVADILFHSNDDICDIWFRLWNPLTGFVSVNTPCLRANVHNSFGFGYDESSDSYKVVTVIPDSSGTVTAHVYSFRDGSWKTINSLPAFLFYAEDNNGHFIGGTLNWLGLRNPRGDDYDWADVTLDMLMIVSFDLKSDTHKQILLPKGIDEMPREEPILGVWGNRLYLLHDYKNTHFIAWQMKEFGDENSWTQLLKISFHHLGVETLFPEFIFENGNIFMLRGRHCFEEVFYDRRDNSVKRINNLANNSYFIAFDYVESLVQPC; from the coding sequence ATGGACATGGCGGCTCAACACCCAACAGCAGCGCTCCTCTTGTGTGAAGTGGTGATGGAGATCCTCTCTTGGGTTCCTGCAAAGCCTGTCACGCGCCTGAAGCTTGTGTGCAAGTCATGGAACTCCATCATCTCCCACCCTCACTTCGTCAAACTTCACCTTCACCGTTCACCCAAAAATGCCATCCTCCTCTTTACGCGAGCACAAGCGCTCACCCTCGGCGAAGAAGAAAAACAGAGCTTAGTGTTGACTACCGTTGAATCTTTCATCCAAAATCCATCATCCTCTCTTGATGCTCAAGAGAATCGCCACTCTCTACATGTAGAAGACTGGGTTTCGGGTTCATGCAACGGGTTGGTTTGTGTGGCCGATATTCTTTTCCACTCCAACGACGATATTTGCGATATCTGGTTCCGTTTATGGAACCCTCTCACAGGGTTTGTTTCAGTGAACACGCCGTGCTTACGTGCCAATGTGCATAATTCTTTTGGGTTTGGGTATGATGAGTCAAGTGACAGTTACAAGGTAGTGACTGTCATTCCGGATTCTTCTGGAACAGTAACTGCGCATGTTTATAGCTTCCGTGATGGTTCTTGGAAGACGATCAACAGTCTCCCTGCTTTTCTGTTTTATGCAGAAGATAATAACGGCCACTTCATCGGAGGCACTCTTAATTGGCTAGGTCTCCGTAACCCGCGTGGAGATGATTATGATTGGGCTGATGTTACACTTGATATGTTAATGATTGTTTCTTTTGACCTGAAATCCGATACACATAAACAGATTCTGCTTCCAAAGGGTATCGATGAAATGCCCCGTGAAGAGCCAATTCTGGGAGTTTGGGGAAATAGGCTGTATCTTCTTCATGATTACAAGAACACTCATTTTATTGCATGGCAAATGAAGGAGTTTGGAGATGAAAATTCTTGGACTCAATTGCTAAAGATTAGTTTTCACCATCTCGGTGTTGAAACGCTATTTCCAGAATTTATATTTGAGAATGGAAATATCTTCATGTTGAGAGGCAGGCATTGTTTTGAGGAAGTTTTTTATGACCGAAGAGATAATAGTGTTAAACGCATTAATAACTTGGCCAACAATAGTTACTTCATTGCATTTGATTATGTTGAGAGCTTGGTTCAGCCTTGTTAA
- the LOC107471683 gene encoding F-box/kelch-repeat protein At3g23880-like, with protein sequence MAPQHPTAALLLCEVVMEILSWIPAKPVTRLKLVCKSWNSIISHPHFVKLHLHRSPNNAILLSTRTPPFPDKERKQGIVLSSVEPFIQNPSSTLDAQENRHSLHVQDWVLGSCNGLVCVAHILYKNHICDIRFRLWNPLTGFISGNSPCLCVNAHNVIGFGYDESSDSYKVMTVIRDSSGTVTAQVYSFRGSSWKRVNSFPAFPFSAEDIGHFIGGTLNWLGLRNLLGDDYDWADVTLDMLMIVSFDLKSDTHKQILLPKGIDEISSKDPTLGVWGNRLYLLHDYKNTHFIAWQMKEFGDENSWTQLLKISFHYLGVERLLFPEFIFENGNIFMLRGLGKFMSL encoded by the exons ATGGCGCCTCAACACCCAACAGCGGCGCTCCTCTTGTGTGAAGTGGTGATGGAGAtcctctcttggattcctgCAAAGCCTGTCACGCGCCTCAAGCTTGTGTGCAAGTCATGGAACTCCATCATCTCCCACCCTCACTTCGTCAAACTTCACCTACACCGTTCACCCAATAATGCCATCCTCCTGTCTACGCGAACACCACCTTTCCCcgacaaagaaagaaaacaggGCATAGTGTTGAGTAGCGTTGAACCTTTCATCCAAAATCCATCATCTACTCTTGATGCTCAAGAGAATCGCCACTCTCTACACGTACAAGACTGGGTTTTGGGTTCATGCAACGGGTTGGTTTGTGTGGCCCATATTCTATACAAGAACCATATTTGCGATATCCGGTTTCGTTTATGGAACCCTCTCACAGGGTTTATTTCAGGGAACTCGCCTTGCTTATGTGTCAATGCGCATAATGTTATTGGGTTTGGGTATGATGAGTCAAGTGACAGTTACAAGGTAATGACTGTCATTCGGGATTCTTCTGGAACAGTAACTGCCCAAGTTTATAGCTTCCGTGGCAGTTCTTGGAAGAGGGTCAACAGTTTTCCTGCTTTTCCGTTTTCTGCTGAAGATATTGGCCACTTCATCGGTGGCACTCTTAATTGGCTAGGTCTCCGTAACCTGCTTGGAGATGATTATGATTGGGCTGATGTTACACTTGATATGTTAATGATTGTTTCTTTTGACCTGAAATCGGATACACATAAACAGATTCTGCTTCCAAAGGGTATCGATGAGATCTCCAGTAAAGATCCAACTCTGGGAGTTTGGGGAAATAGGCTGTATCTTCTTCATGATTACAAGAACACTCATTTTATTGCATGGCAAATGAAGGAGTTTGGAGATGAAAATTCTTGGACTCAATTGCTAAAGATTAGTTTTCACTATCTCGGTGTTGAAAGGCTATTATTCCCGGAGTTTATATTTGAGAATGGAAATATCTTCATGTTGAGAG GCCTAGGAAAGTTCATGTCATTGTGA